The genomic stretch ATGCTTATCTATATCTTGATTTATTAGGTTTATCGCTTGGTTTAATTTCTCTATATTTCCCTGGGTGCTTTGTAATTCCATCCTTTGGCTTGGGGTATTAATTTTATTTTCAATTTTTTGTAAATTGGCGTCTATTTTTCTTAATAGATTTGCATGTAGGCTATTAAAATCAGTTTTATTTGTAGCATCTTTTTGTATATAGGTATTGTCATCAAACTCTCCTTTGAGGCTGTTAGCTCTATTTTTACTTTCGTTGTATCGTTCTCTTAATTGCCTTAAGTTTTTTAGTTGTTGTTCATAAGTCTCATCAAAATAATTCTTTATCTCGTTGGCTAATTCTTTACTGATAGTTTTCTCCTGACAAAAAGGACATTGCTCATTTTCTGTTATATCGTCAGGTTCATTTATATAACAGACACCCTGACGCACCCAATCGGAATTATTTAACTGTGTAATTAATTCTTTTATCTGGCTATCTTGGTTACCTGTAATAGGTTCTTGAAAAATAGTATTTCTTTCAATAGCTGCGAAGTCTTTTGGTTCCATGCTATTGAGTGGCTTAATAGTTTGCCCATCTTGCAATGCCTGAGCTTCCTTTTCAAGGTCTTCTACAGTTTTACTAGGTTTTGTTTCAGGTTTAGAGATATTTATAATATGCTTAAATAGTTTTTTCTTATCTCCTTTAAAGCCTGCTACACAAAAATCTAAAGGCCTATCTTTTCCAGAATAATTCGTAATTATCTCCCAGATTTTGTCACGAGCTGCTACCTTAAAATTAGCTTCTTCGGTTTCTAAATCTTTCTTTAGAGCTTCTTGATTACTCAAACGTTTTTGAAGTTCTTCCTTTTCCTTTTTAGCTTTTTCAATTTCTTTTTCAGCTGCTTTATTTTGTGAAGACAAAGTAAAAATACCCTTTTGTGATCCTTCTATGCTTTGAAAAATATCTTCAATAAAATTTTGGTTATAGACTAATATCTTTTCTCCATCCTCAAAACCTTCTATAGAGCAGTCACCATAATCTATATCAGGTGGGTTTTTACTTTCATCTCTATTATTTGCTTCATACCTAAGATAATCAGATAAGATCGACTTTCCAGTACCATTAAGTCCATAAAAAAGGTTAATATCCTTGTTTGTTTTTATAGGTTCAGGGTTCTCATCCTTATAAGTTGCTACATTTTTCAGTGTGATTTTTTTAATCATATTAGCCTCCATTTGGCGGTGAGTAGTTTTTGCATTAAGCCGCGTTTTTGTATGCGGTATCGTTCTGTTAATTGTTTCAGTAAAGTAATTTCTTGTTGGGCGGTATTGAGAATTTGAGTAATGGCTTTTTGCTTTTTGATATCGGGCAAGGCAATCGGAATAATACTCAAACTATCAAAGCTGACTGTTTTCCTGACGCTGCCTTGTTCGCTATTTTTAATTCGCTGCTTGGCTTCGTCGGATGATAGCCAATATAAAAAGTAATCATTCTCAATTTTCTCTGGGTTCAATTTGAAAACTGTATACATCGGGCTTATTATTCCGTTATGCCAATTATCTAACCTGGCTATTGAACCGACATTAATACGGGCTGGATTGTATGCATATTGACTGCGTTTAACAATTTTGTAGTTAGAAACATTGCTACTAGCAACTCGTCTTTCAAATTGTTCTTCAGGTAGCACAAAACCACTATGATTAGTAACGCTTAGGACACGGTCTAGCTGATTATCTTTGTTGCGTATTGATACTTCCTCAATAAAGTTTAGTAAACGGGTCATTTTATGATCGGATTTGTTGATTAGAGAATTTACCAACCACTCAAACTGTTTTTTTTTTGCGGCGATTAGGGCTTCGGTTTTTTCAATCGCTGTGTCCCATGTTTCTAATAGAGAGGCGATGGCTTTTTGTTCGGCGAGAGGGGGTATTTTTATATCTTGTGCGTACGCAATATTTCTATTCAAACCAGGCACCGCAGAATCTGAATTTAAACTATTTAACCCAAGATTCTTGAGCAAATAGTAAAGAAAATGTAAATCACATTTTGTGTTTCGTTCTGAGATATAAAAAGTAGTATCAATAGGGAAAAATGATATGTCACTCTTATAAACGGAGCCTGCTGTTCCTTTTCTACCAATAATGATTCCCGGCTCTTTTACTAATGGTTCATTATGCTTTCCAATTAATCCAGCAGAACTAAACACTGGTACATCACCTAAAATCCTCCTCTGCTTTGGCAATGATTGGCCATAATTAAAAACTGCCACTTCACCCAGTCTCATTTCTTGCCATCCTTTTGGTAATATTTGTTTTTTCATCATCTCTCACCAATCTGTAAATACATCACCTGTACATGCGCAGATTCATCTATCAATCCCTTTCAGTAGTTCTCTCATCTTTGTTCGCACTGCACTCAGTTCATTTTCCATTGTGTCTATTTCATTTTGCACCGCATCAATATCTATTTCTTCCTCTTCTTCAAAGGTGTCTACATAGCGGGGGATGTTCAGGTTAAAGTCATTTTTTTTGATTGCGTCCAAGTCAGCTAGGTAGGCATATTTATCAACCTTTCGGCGGGCTTCGTAGGTTTTCAGTATCTTGTCTATGTGTGCATCCAGCAGGCTGTTTTGGTTCTTACCGGCTTGATAGTCGCGGCTGGCATCTATGAATAAGACATCTTTGCGGTGTTGATTTTTGCCGTATTTTTCCCGCGACCTATCAAAGATAAGGATAGCAACTGGAATAGATGTGGTTGGAAAGAGATTTTTTGGCAAGCCGATAACTGCGTCCAGCAGGTTGTCTTCTATCAGTTTGGTGCGAATGCGTCCTTCAGATGCGCCGCGAAATAAAACACCGTGTGGCACAACGACTACAACTCGGCCTTTTTTCTCTGTAGCTGCTTCAATCATATGACTGATGAACGCATAATCGCCTTTTGACTTGGGTGGTATACCCCGCCAGAAGCGATTGTAGGGATCGTTCGCAGCATCTTCAGCACCCCATTTTTTCATAGAAAAAGGTGGGTTAGCAACGATGTTGTCAAACTTCATTAGACGATTTTTATCTACCAGATTGGGATCCTTGAGAGTGTCGCACCACTCTATTCTTGCTGAGCTTTTGCTGTGCAGAAACATGTTCATACGACACAACGCCCAAGTGATAATGTTTGATTCCATGCCGTAGAGTGCATAGTCAGGGCTTGCGACTACCTTTGCTGCTTCAATCAGCAGTCCGCCCGACCCACAGGCCGGGTCACAGATGCGCGCACCGGCACTCGGCTTGCACAGCTTGGCAACGAGTTCGGATACTTTGTGTGGTGTGTAGAACTCTCCCGCTTTCTTGCCGGCATCTGAGGCAAAGCGTTCTATTAAATAGATATAGGTATTGCCGATGACATCTTCCGAGACCCGAGGTGGGCGCATATCCAACTGGGGTTTGTTGAAATCCTCCAGCAGTGTTTTCAGTCGCCGATTTTTATCCTTAGCCTCACCAAGATAGGTTTCGGAATTAAAGTCTATTTTGCGTAATACGCCTCCCAACTTTTCTTTGTTTTTGATCTCAATGGCACCCAATGCCTGATTGATAATATCACCGATATTTGGTTCGTTGCGCTGATTATATAAATCGTAAAAACTTGACCCTTTGGGCAAAACACACCATTTTAGCTTTAGCTTGCGGAGAATACGCGCATCATCGTCGCCGTACTGTTGCTTATAGGCATCATAGTGGTATTGCCATACATCGGAGATATATTTGACAAATAATATCACCAGAATATAGTCCTTGTAGTTGGCTGCGTCTACTACGCCGCGGAAAGTGTCGCAAGCCGACCACGCCGCATTGTTGATGTCTTGCTGTTTAATAGTCGTTTGTTCCATTGTTATTGCCTTATTAGTAGTTTATCTCTTATCTCTTGGTGGATGCGGGTCATTGCCGTAGCTATTTCCATCTCTGATTTTTCCGTTCTAATGTATAGTAATCGGCAATACACTTTTGCTTTTCTTGATACGGGATGATTGCTTGTAGTTTCGCCAATGTTCGTTTGCTTATCATTTTAACTACCGATCCTTCGGAACGCATGCGGAAATATGCCTGCAATACCGATCGCTGTACTCCTCAATAAGAGCAACCCTCTCTATCAGTATCATTATATATAATGTAAGAAAACTTGGATAGGTTCAAAAATTAAAACCATTGGAGGTGAACCATGCAAAAAGATATGCACTTTTGGGGTACCTATGTTATCACTAGAGCGGCGGGAGTTCCGATGAACGACGCCCATACCATTGCTTATGCTGCTCAATATGTAGACGATTCCACCCAGCAAGATAGCGAACAACATGAAGACGGTGGGTTGCTCTACGGTATTGCAACTGCGCATCATGCTTTGAAAAGTGCGGCAAACAGTGTTATTGATCGCGAAGCGCAACGCCGAGTATGGGTGCCGTTTCATTTTATACCGGGTGGCATGGGCAAAACTTTAGCAGAGAAATTACTCTGCGTTAAAGATAGCGAAATCGCCCAAGAGATGATCACGCACCATATTGCTAAGGCAAAAGAAAAAACCTTTGCACTAGAACTTATCGGCATTGCTGCCCATGTCTATATGGATACATTCTCTCACTATGGATTCTCTGGGATTAGTTCCGAATACAACGCGGTAAAGGCGGACTCTTTTAAGTTTTTTAATGTTGAATCAGGGTCGCGGATAGAAAAGTACATTAAAGGTAAACACAGTGCCTTTGTTGAAAAGTACAAAGAACAAATAGAACAAGTGCATAATTTTTTCGCGGGGATAAAAAGTTCTGTAGCGGAAGCAGGTTCTGGTGCTTTAGGACATGCGGGCGTTGTCACCTATCCCGACCGACCTTTTTTACACTGGCAAGTTGAGTTTGAGCGTGCGCGTGCTGATAAATTATCTAATCGCAATAATCCGCAAACCTATCTTGAAGGGTGCGAAAAATTGCACGGCTACTTAAGTGAATTTGCACGAGAGAGATACGAACAACCAGAGATTGTGCCGTTTGAAAATATCAAAGGCGAGGTAGAAAAGATTATCCAATTTCAAGGTGCTAAGGAAGAGCGCATAGATAAATGGAAGCAGGCGATTACTGAAAGGACCGTATATGCTCCTGAAGAGGGTGAAGCGAAAGAAACCAAATATGAAGCGAGTCTGTGGGAGGAGGAGAAAGAAGGATTTCATAATGCCACATCATCTAGCGAGGGTATTGACACGAATGTCTACCGTTTTCATCAGGCAGCCGCCTTTCACCGCTATTATGTCTTAAAGGATCTCTTGCCCAAGCATAATATTGCTGTTTACTAGACTTGCAGTCGATCGTCCACTATCGACTAAGGGCACCCTCACTTTAATCTAAACAGCACAATTTTCTGGTTAAGACAAAAAAGTAGCAGCAATATTCTTGCCAACGAATTTCTCCAATTTTTGTCCTTATGCGATAATACCTTGATTTTGTGAGGAAGCCATTGGTTGGTTTTATCTCGCAAACTGAAAAATATAAGGATGGCTGATGGTGTAATGTGGGGATATCCGCTGGCAAGTGCTTAAGGTCTCCTTGCGCGTCGCTCAATTAACATTTACGCATTGTATATCTAGATGAAAAAAGTCAATATAGCAGTTGTCGGTGCCACTGGGGCAGTCGGTGAGGTCATGCTTGAGGTTCTGCAGCAGCGGGATTTCCCAGTAGATGAGTTGTATCCGCTTGCGAGCAGGCGGTCGGCGGGTGGTGTTGTGCGGTTTAGGGGGCAGGATTGCGAGATTGGTCTGCTGGATGATTTTGATTTTGCGCGCACGAGTATTGCACTGTTTTCAGCAGGTGCTTCAGTGTCAGATGTTTATGCGCCGCGCGCAGCAGATGCGGGTAATGTTGTAATAGATAATACTTCGCGTTTTCGCAACGAGGCAGATATTCCGCTGGTGGTGCCAGAGGTTAATGCGCATGCGGCAGCAGATTATGCGCCGCGGCGGATTATTGCTAATCCGAATTGTTCGACGATACAGATGGTGGTGGTGTTGAAGCCGCTGCACGATTTGTTCGATATCAGCCGAGTGAATGTTGCTACTTATCAGGCGGTTTCGGGCGGCGGGCGGCGTGCACAGGATGAGATGTTGGCACAAACTCGTATGCAGTTGGATGGTGAGGTGGTGCAGACTGAAGTTTATCCGAAGCAGATTGCGTTCAATGCGTTGCCACAGATAGATTGTTTTATGGACAACGGCTATACACGGGAAGAGATGAAGATGGTTTGGGAGACGCAAAAGATTTTGGGGGATGAGCAGATTAAGGTGAATCCCACGACCGTGCGTATCCCAGTGGTGAACGGACATTCGGAAGCAATACATATAGAGTTCAAGCAACAGGTAGATGAGGTCGCCGCTCGTGAGGCATTGGAGAAAGCGCCTGGCATTAAGGTGTTGGATGAGCGTGTCGCAGGCGGGTATCCAACAGCTGTAACCGAAGCGGATCATCAGGATGCGGTTTGGGTTGGGCGTATACGTAAGGATATTTCCCATCCCAATGGGCTCAATGTATGGGTGGTGGCAGATAATTTACGCAAAGGTGCGGCGACCAACAGTGTACAAATCGCCGAGTTGATGTTGCGGGAGTATTTGTAAAGAGAGTTGTTGCGGTTGGTTTTCATGCTCTGATGATGATACGCAACAGCATGCGGTTATCGCGCGATGTTTAATATAGATATAGGGTTGACTAAAATTTTATGGTATGCCTCTGGTGTGCAACGGCTTATGGGGTGTGCGTATAGGTGTCTATTTAGCAGCGCTGTTAAGGTTGCTTATAAAGCAGACTGTTTATGTTACTTTAACAAACGGCGCCTGATGAGGTCTGAAAGTGACTGCATAGGGACACCTCTATGGTTTGCAATGGCACTAGGCAAGGACAATCACACTGGGTTGTCCTTGCGGTGGTCGATGTTGTGGCTGGTGTTGAGTTGTTTTGCGGTGAGTTCGGCAGTGGCGTTGGAGTTGGGCGACCTATCAGTTGACAGCGAGGTCGAGCAGATATTGGATGCCAAGGTCACGCTAGGCGATGTAGCACGCGAGAACTTAGCAAATTGGTATGTGTTACCTACGGATGAGAACGATTATCAGGCGCAAGGGCTTGAGTATCTAAAGAGTTTGCACGACCGCTTGGTGATGGAGATAGTAACATCGGCAAATCCACCTTATATTGCGGTTAGCAGTCTTGTGTCCATCGGACTTGATAGTTTTGATTTAATCGTTCGCATCGGCGACGGCGATAAGATATTGAGTAATACTTATCGGCCAATATTAAAAGAGCCATCGGCACCGCTGCCTGAAATAATCAAAGCGATGACACCTGCTGAGATGTTGAATTATTTGGTGAATAAGCTCGCTACCGCGCAAAACATCCCTGCTGGAGAAGTATGGGGTGAGTTGCAATTATTGACGACTGCCACTGATCCGGATGGCGAATACAAGTTCATGTCGTATCTAAGTTCAGTCAATGTAGACCCGCGCTTTTTAGCTGGTGTAGAAGCAATGCTCAGCGATTATCAAAAGACTGTTTTTGATAAGGCTCGTGCTGAGTCGGGTGATGCTCGTGCAGTCGCTACGATATTATTCGCTCAGCAAGGCTTTCTGATATTAAAGGCATTATTTGGCAAAGCGACTGAGTCTTCACTAGAAGAAGGTGAGACCAGGAGCGAGCAATTAGACTTTGCCCGTGAAAATGCGGCAATATTGCAAAACAAACTTTTTGCGCTTGAGTATGCTAAAGCGCAGCAAGATGCGGCAGCACAGCAAGGACAAGCCGATACGGCGGTTGGTCAAGATAAAAAGTTTCGTTGGTCGGATTATCTGCAGTGGGGAGAGCAGCCGTTGATGACGAACGCTAAATTTTGGATGGTTGTGGCAATGTTCTTAGTTGTACTGCTATTGCTGGAGAGCCTATGGTTACTTAAGAAGCGAAAGGCACTGCCTATTCGGCAAGCGAGCAATGTCGGTCGTATGGGTGCACCGTTGCCGGGGCAAGAGAAATTAGCAAAACTGCGCTCTCCACGAGAGTATGTAGAGCCGCCGAATAATTTGCCCAAAGTCACAGCCGATAAGACTATTGGCAAGCTCAACCAAGCCGAAGCCTATATAGAAATGGGTGACTACGACAAAGCAAGCCGTCTACTCAAGGAAGTAGAGCGACAAAGCGAGGATGCCGAGCAACTAGCACGTCTGGGTAGCTTACGAGATAAAATGAAAAAATGAAGTTTGCTGCTGGCATTGAGTATAAAGGCACCGCCTTTGACGGATGGCAGTGCCAATCGCACGCGCCCAGTGTGCAAGATTGTTTGGAGCGAGCTTTAACGAAAGTGGCGAATAGTCCGGTGCGCACCGTGTGTGCTGGACGCACTGATAGCGGAGTGCATGCCACCGGACAAGTTGTTCATTTTGAAAGCGATGCGCAGCGCAGTGAGCGAGAATGGCTACAAGGTTGCAACGCGCATACCACTAAAGATATTGGTTTGCGATGGATGAGTGTGGTGGATGCGAGCTTTGATGCGCGCAGAAGTGCAATCCGCCGGCATTACCGATATGTCATTTTGAATAGCCTTCTGCAGTCGCCTTTGTTGCACGATCTAAGCACACATATATATAAGCCACTGAGCGAACAAACGATGCATCAAGCCGCACAAGCACTAGTTGGCGAACACGATTTCAGTAGCTTTCGCAGTGCCGGCTGTCAATCTAAGACGCCGGTTAGGCAGGTCTATGCGATAACGGTGTGCCGAGATGGACGATTTATTTATATAGATGTTTGTGCCAATGCCTTCGTTCAATATATGGTGCGCAATATCGTCGGTGTGTTGTTGGAGGTCGGCGCCGGTTCCCAGCCTGAGCACTGGGTCGCCGATGTATTGGAGAAAAGAGACCGAACACAAGGCGGCGTGACCGCATCAAGCAACGGGTTATATCTGGTGAAGGTAGAATACGATACTCGTTATGGTTTGCCCGACGATACGGTGTATCCAAGTTTTTATTAAAGAGTAGGATAAATCGTAGGGGCGGTTCTGCGTGCCACTAAATTGTAGAAGCGGCCGGTGATTTTCACACGACTACAGTAATGTGCCGTTTGTTGTAATTGCACAAATGATTTGCTTGTGTATAGCCTTAGCAGTGTTGTTGAATACATAAATCTACGAGCGTAATATCCGCTGTTTTATGTGCAGGCACGCTAACAATTTTAGTAGCAAGTTCAGTGCACTGTTAGCCACTCAGAAGCATACCCAACAACCCGCCGCCACGCATTAAGATACACATAAAAGGTTCGCAAGATGTCGCCTATTCCTTGCTGATTATTGGCGATTATTGTATATAATAGATGTCGCACTACAACAGTAGGCAATACAATAACTTAATTTATTTGATAATTTTTAGATAGGAGAATGAAATGTCGGAAGCAGACGAATCAAAGACTCTAACTGTGAAAGGTAGGGAAATTAAGAGAGATAAAAACGGTTATCTGTTAAACCCCTTGGACTGGAGCCAGGAAGTGGCAGACGAGATGGCTCAACAAGAAGGCTTAAAAATAACCCCCCAACACATGGATATCATCGTACATTTGCGCGATCGGTTCTTCAATTTTAACGAAGAGCAGCCTAACACTCGTAAGATAGTCAAAGCCATGCAAGAACAATGGGACAACAGCGATCTTTCGGCTAAAGAACTTTATGCTCTTTTCCCTAAAGATCCAAGTAAGCAAGGAGCACGCTTTGCAGGATTACCTGAAAGTCGCCGCAAAGGTGGCTATTGATTAGTTGCTAATGGTAGGCGCGATTGGATTTGAACCAACGACCCCCACTATGTGAAAGTGGTGCTCTAACCACTGAGCTACGCGCCTACGGTACACAAAGCAAAGCGATACTTTAATTTGCCTAGATATTCTGGTCTATAAAAGCAGTTAACTGAGAGAGTGTTAGCATACCCACCTTGGTATCTTTGACCTCACCACCCTTAAACAGAATCAAAGTAGGTATGCCCTTAATACTGTATTTAGACGCTGTCTCTTTATTATGATCAACATCGAGCTTGACTACCTTAATTTGTCCTGCATATTCTTTGGCAACTTGTTCAATCAAAGGTGCGATTGCCTTGCAGGGCCCACACCATTCTGCCCAAAAGTCTACTATAACGGGCATATCTGAATCTAATACATGTTCTTGAAAATTACTGTCGTTTGCAGCGATCATATGGTTATCCATTATTTATTTACCGGTTGATTATTAAAATACCCCGTAGCCTCAGCAAAGCATTGAAACTACAGGCTCAATTATCACAGACTATCTGCTTTTACATAGCAATCTGCGAAGTAAGGTGTCTAATATACTTGCATAAGCAGGCTATGTCCAGTTTTTAGCGAATGCGTGTCAAACCAAAGCACAGATGTCCGCCTTTGCTCACAGCAGAAATGTCCTATTTGCATAGGATAGTTTTAGGATAGTTCTAGGAGAGTTTGGGCGTCTTGGTGCGATGGCAATGATGGCTGTTCTTGATAGGGTATAGGCTAACTTTTCCCCTTAAGCGAGTTGAAAATGCTCTAGGGTCATCAAAAGCACATTTCTGTTTGGCAGAAATAGGACTTTACTACTTTTGTCCCTACAGGTATATTTAATTTTACGCACAGCTTATCTGCTATCTTGTTATAATGCCTATCATACATATAACTAACAAAGGACAATTACAAGGAGAATGTCCTCTTTGGGTTGGTGAAGAAATCATTGCTAGCACGGATGAAAGACATTAAAAACACCCGATGCGTCGGCTTAATACTCAAACACGACGATAGCGGTAAAACTCGCGATGTAGCGATACATCTATGCGATTACCTTAAGCAGCGTTTTGACTCAATCATTGCTTGCGTGCGAGATAAAGCTATCGTATCCGATCAGACAAACATACGGTTTGTCTCTGCAGAGGAATTCAGTCGCCAGTGTGAGCTCGCCTTTTCCGTCGGTGGCGACGGCACTTTATTGCAAGCGAGTCATCTATGTAGCGAGCACGACATTCCTATCATTGGCATCAACCTAGGGCGACTAGGTTTTCTGGTAGAAATATCGCCGGATAACTTTCGCGAACACTTAGACAGCATCTTGAATGGGAATTACCGATTAGAAGAGAGAATTATGCTCGATGTAGCACTGCATAGAAACGGTAGCATAACCGAGAGCTTTACCGTTTGTAACGATGTTGCAATGCATAATAAAAATACTGTTCGCATGCTTGAATTAAATACCCATGTAGATGGCGTTTTTCTAAATACTATACACGGCGACGGACTGATTATTTCAACACCTACGGGTTCTACTGCTTATGCCTTAGCTAGCGGTGGTCCGTTATTGGAACCGACTATGGAAGCGTTATTGGTGGTACCCATCTGTCCGCATACATTGAGCCAACGACCGTTGGTCATAGACTCCAAGAAAGTTATTGAAGTGACGGTCACCGAAAGGTATCGTGACGATACCGTTATTGCTGTAGACGGTCAAATAACCCGTAGTATTGAGAGTAACTCTAAAATCATCATTAAACGTTCCCCACATAAGCTAAAACTAATACAGATCCTGCAACACGACTACTTTACTACGCTGAGAAATAAACTCATGTGGAGTACCAAGCCTTAGATTGATGCTAAGCGCATTAACGGTCGAGAACTTTTTAATTATCGATAGAGTAGTCGCCAATTTTGAACGCGGCATGACAGTCTTAACCGGCGAAACCGGAACTGGTAAGTCGATATTAATAGATGCATTAGAACTAACACTGGGACGACGCGCACAAAGTCATCTGCTACGCCCTGGCGCCAACAAACTGTCGTTGAGCATTGCTCTAGATGTGAGCGGACAAACTGCGGCAATAAGCTGGCTCAAAAAACAAAGCATGGAAAACGATGAAAACAGCTGTGTCATCAGACGGGTTATTAATAGCGAAGGACGTTCGCAAGCCTATATTAACGGTTCGCTCTCGACACTGGAACAACTCAAAGAACTGACCATGCTACTGGTTGATGTGGCCGGTCAGAATAATCAACAACAATTATTAGATAGCTCTCGCCATTTAGCGTTGCTCGATTTATACAGCGACCACGAAGCGCAATTACTGGAAATGCAGAATATCTATCAGCAATGGAAGATGGTAAACGACCAACTCAATCATCGCCAGCAGCAATCGCAAGAAATAGAAATCAAACAGCAATGGTTAACACAGCAATGCCAAGAACTAGAGCAAGCCGCAATCAAAGCTGGCGAATATGAACAAATAGAGCAAGAACACCGCGTGCTTTCACAAAAAGAAAAACTCAAACAAGCACTTGCCAACGCCTACCAAGCACTAGATGCTGAATCCCAACAAAATGCAAATCTGTTGCTGGCTACAGCGTACAACGAATTACACTCCTTGAGTGAAATAGATACTAAACTTCAAGAAGTAGCCGAGTTGGTGAACTATGCACTGGATCAAAGTAACGAAGCAGCGCGCGAGATCAAGCAATATCTAGACCGTATAGATAACACACAAGGTGAGCTTGAGACCATCGAGAGACGGCTGGGTGTTTTGACCGAACTGGCGCGCAAATATAAAACATCAGCCAATCTGTTGCCTGAAAAACTTGAACAGATGAGTCACGAGTTAAAAATGTTGGACGACCCCGAACAAAGTATCGAGCAACTTGAAAAGAAAAGGGATAACGCTGAGGCAGATTATAAAAAAATTGCGCTACAAGTGAGCGGCACCCGAAAACGATCGGCGCGCGTATTAGAAGAGGCAGTATTGAAACTGCTAAAGCAACTGAATATGAAACAGGCGCAATTCAAAATAAACTTTGTCACAGACAGCCATACTACCCCATCACCAAGCGGGCTTGAGCGGGTTGCGTTTATGTTGTGCGCCAACCCAGGTCAAAAACTACAACCCTTGGCGAAAGCGGCGTCGGGCGGAGAACTCTCTCGTATTAGCTTGGCTTTGCAAGTCGCACTGTCAAACCGACGCATGATACCCGTGCTGATATTTGACGAGGTAGATAGCGGAGTCGGTGGTGCAACCGCAGAAATAGTCGGCCGTCTATTGAAGAAATTATCCTCACAAACGCAAGTCTTTTGCGTTACCCATCTGGCACAAATCGCCTGCCAAGCAGACCATCATTATTATGTAGAAAAAGTAAGCAAAGATGGAAGCACCTCAGTGTCGTTAACCAAACTGAATAAACAAGACCGACTACAAGAACTCGCAAGAATGATAGCAGGAACAAAAATCACCAAGCAATCCCTAGACCACGCCCGACAAATGCTTGCGACAACCGAATGAACTAGATACTAGTGTTTCTGCATGACCACGATATACTCGTTGGTCATCGTCGCTGATATAGAACCCGCTTTATTAGTCGGGCTATTCCTACCCGGCATCCTCTTGTTAGGAATAGCTCTGAT from Chromatiales bacterium encodes the following:
- the truA gene encoding tRNA pseudouridine(38-40) synthase TruA; this encodes MKFAAGIEYKGTAFDGWQCQSHAPSVQDCLERALTKVANSPVRTVCAGRTDSGVHATGQVVHFESDAQRSEREWLQGCNAHTTKDIGLRWMSVVDASFDARRSAIRRHYRYVILNSLLQSPLLHDLSTHIYKPLSEQTMHQAAQALVGEHDFSSFRSAGCQSKTPVRQVYAITVCRDGRFIYIDVCANAFVQYMVRNIVGVLLEVGAGSQPEHWVADVLEKRDRTQGGVTASSNGLYLVKVEYDTRYGLPDDTVYPSFY
- a CDS encoding type I restriction-modification system subunit M — encoded protein: MEQTTIKQQDINNAAWSACDTFRGVVDAANYKDYILVILFVKYISDVWQYHYDAYKQQYGDDDARILRKLKLKWCVLPKGSSFYDLYNQRNEPNIGDIINQALGAIEIKNKEKLGGVLRKIDFNSETYLGEAKDKNRRLKTLLEDFNKPQLDMRPPRVSEDVIGNTYIYLIERFASDAGKKAGEFYTPHKVSELVAKLCKPSAGARICDPACGSGGLLIEAAKVVASPDYALYGMESNIITWALCRMNMFLHSKSSARIEWCDTLKDPNLVDKNRLMKFDNIVANPPFSMKKWGAEDAANDPYNRFWRGIPPKSKGDYAFISHMIEAATEKKGRVVVVVPHGVLFRGASEGRIRTKLIEDNLLDAVIGLPKNLFPTTSIPVAILIFDRSREKYGKNQHRKDVLFIDASRDYQAGKNQNSLLDAHIDKILKTYEARRKVDKYAYLADLDAIKKNDFNLNIPRYVDTFEEEEEIDIDAVQNEIDTMENELSAVRTKMRELLKGIDR
- a CDS encoding AAA family ATPase; the protein is MIKKITLKNVATYKDENPEPIKTNKDINLFYGLNGTGKSILSDYLRYEANNRDESKNPPDIDYGDCSIEGFEDGEKILVYNQNFIEDIFQSIEGSQKGIFTLSSQNKAAEKEIEKAKKEKEELQKRLSNQEALKKDLETEEANFKVAARDKIWEIITNYSGKDRPLDFCVAGFKGDKKKLFKHIINISKPETKPSKTVEDLEKEAQALQDGQTIKPLNSMEPKDFAAIERNTIFQEPITGNQDSQIKELITQLNNSDWVRQGVCYINEPDDITENEQCPFCQEKTISKELANEIKNYFDETYEQQLKNLRQLRERYNESKNRANSLKGEFDDNTYIQKDATNKTDFNSLHANLLRKIDANLQKIENKINTPSQRMELQSTQGNIEKLNQAINLINQDIDKHNLQIQNIAQTKEDIKNIFWQIMRCDYDQTITRYQEDTGEIKNKIGKTEASIKESKKEVGKQNEIIQEAQRYTLNIEDAIFSINNRLRELNMEGFKIEKHEQKKEHYRVVRNGQNKNAFKTLSEGEKMIISFLYFIELCLGREKPDEVDKNKIIVIDDPISSLSHIHIYNVAMLIKEKFYRKNNTDGKNYQLFILTHSLYFFHELKINESNAIDYFRVIKGKQGSLIEPIDENDIQNEYQSYWQIIKDSSEKVTSALLAISMRNILEYFFAFFLCEKKKLHKILESMDSKKYGAFCRYMNREAHSDATNICDNREIDTDVFREAFRQVFIETGYKEHYEKYMRKKS
- a CDS encoding aspartate-semialdehyde dehydrogenase, whose translation is MKKVNIAVVGATGAVGEVMLEVLQQRDFPVDELYPLASRRSAGGVVRFRGQDCEIGLLDDFDFARTSIALFSAGASVSDVYAPRAADAGNVVIDNTSRFRNEADIPLVVPEVNAHAAADYAPRRIIANPNCSTIQMVVVLKPLHDLFDISRVNVATYQAVSGGGRRAQDEMLAQTRMQLDGEVVQTEVYPKQIAFNALPQIDCFMDNGYTREEMKMVWETQKILGDEQIKVNPTTVRIPVVNGHSEAIHIEFKQQVDEVAAREALEKAPGIKVLDERVAGGYPTAVTEADHQDAVWVGRIRKDISHPNGLNVWVVADNLRKGAATNSVQIAELMLREYL
- a CDS encoding restriction endonuclease subunit S, whose amino-acid sequence is MMKKQILPKGWQEMRLGEVAVFNYGQSLPKQRRILGDVPVFSSAGLIGKHNEPLVKEPGIIIGRKGTAGSVYKSDISFFPIDTTFYISERNTKCDLHFLYYLLKNLGLNSLNSDSAVPGLNRNIAYAQDIKIPPLAEQKAIASLLETWDTAIEKTEALIAAKKKQFEWLVNSLINKSDHKMTRLLNFIEEVSIRNKDNQLDRVLSVTNHSGFVLPEEQFERRVASSNVSNYKIVKRSQYAYNPARINVGSIARLDNWHNGIISPMYTVFKLNPEKIENDYFLYWLSSDEAKQRIKNSEQGSVRKTVSFDSLSIIPIALPDIKKQKAITQILNTAQQEITLLKQLTERYRIQKRGLMQKLLTAKWRLI